In Littorina saxatilis isolate snail1 linkage group LG8, US_GU_Lsax_2.0, whole genome shotgun sequence, a single genomic region encodes these proteins:
- the LOC138972362 gene encoding uncharacterized protein codes for MDTDTSPPGTQDHGPDQTRSGDATEQFSSIPDSPTAVYSSDYQYHDSGDKRNQQVQDDGSSESPGKKWKKVSMDTDTSPPVTQDHGPDRTRSGDATKQFSSIPDSPTAVYSR; via the exons ATGGATACAGACACAAGTCCTCCAGGGACACAGGACCAcggaccagaccagaccaggaGTGGAGACGCCACGGAGCAGTTCTCTTCAATTCCTGACTCGCCCACAGCCGTCTACAGCAG TGACTACCAGTACCACGATTCTGGCGACAAAAGGAATCAACAAGTACAAGACGATGGAAGTTCTGAATCACCTGGGAAGAAATGGAAGAAGGTTTCCATGGATACAGACACAAGTCCTCCAGTGACACAGGACCACGGACCAGACCGGACCAGGAGTGGAGACGCCACGAAACAGTTCTCTTCAATTCCTGACTCGCCCACAGCCGTCTACAGCAGGTAG